Proteins encoded together in one Chloroflexota bacterium window:
- a CDS encoding NUDIX hydrolase — protein MQPEEQIASREIYDGKIIKVRVDDILMRNGNQSVREVVDHANAVVIVPIDDDGNVHLVRQYRYAAQQNVLEAPAGLVETGEDPDDCAQREMAEEIGYASRNLRILGGFWSSPGFCTEFMYAYLAKDLVPRSLQPDDDEDIQVEKVPLSRIPQLIRLGEIQDAKTIAALLMATCIFNA, from the coding sequence ATGCAGCCGGAAGAGCAGATTGCCAGCCGAGAAATCTACGACGGCAAGATAATCAAGGTGCGCGTTGACGACATCCTGATGCGCAACGGCAACCAGTCCGTGCGCGAAGTCGTTGACCACGCGAACGCGGTCGTCATCGTGCCAATCGACGACGATGGCAATGTGCATCTCGTGCGCCAGTATAGATACGCGGCGCAGCAAAACGTGCTTGAAGCGCCCGCCGGACTCGTCGAAACGGGCGAAGACCCGGACGACTGCGCCCAACGCGAGATGGCGGAAGAGATAGGCTACGCATCGCGCAATCTCCGCATACTTGGGGGATTCTGGTCGTCCCCCGGCTTCTGCACCGAGTTCATGTACGCCTACCTCGCCAAGGACCTCGTGCCACGCAGCCTTCAGCCAGACGACGACGAAGACATTCAGGTGGAAAAAGTGCCGCTGTCGCGCATCCCGCAGCTCATAAGGCTAGGCGAAATCCAAGACGCCAAGACCATCGCCGCCCTTCTAATGGCAACCTGCATCTTCAACGCCTAG
- a CDS encoding LLM class flavin-dependent oxidoreductase, translating into MRGVAIMSDNTIGIAIPAPDAQSVIDAVVEAESVGVKAAWLTSGGDAGDVLTALAVAAAQTESIKLGTSIMQTWSRHPITAARQAQTIDSIAPGRLRLGVGPGHLQAMQETFGVGFEAPLGHLTEYVRVLKGLLETGEIDFQGEQIVAKAELPAPTQVAVMASALRPRSFEMCGAEGIGAISWVCPHPYVRDTALPAMRAAAEGAGGEKPPLVVHAAVCVTEDVAGARDAVREQLGYFPYIPFYARMFAASGFPGSEESGWTDEMVDSVLLAGDEETVALRVREMQEWGADEVLGSVVTVGDDAESRMRTMRLLAGV; encoded by the coding sequence ATGAGGGGTGTCGCAATTATGAGTGACAATACTATTGGAATCGCGATTCCGGCTCCGGATGCTCAGTCGGTGATTGATGCGGTGGTGGAGGCGGAGAGCGTGGGTGTGAAGGCGGCGTGGCTGACTTCGGGCGGCGATGCGGGGGATGTGCTGACGGCGCTGGCGGTGGCGGCGGCGCAGACGGAGAGCATTAAGCTGGGCACTTCGATAATGCAGACTTGGTCGCGGCATCCGATAACGGCGGCGCGGCAGGCGCAGACGATTGACTCGATCGCACCCGGTCGGCTGCGGCTTGGCGTCGGGCCGGGCCATCTGCAAGCGATGCAGGAGACTTTCGGCGTGGGGTTCGAGGCTCCGCTGGGTCATCTGACGGAGTATGTGCGGGTGCTGAAGGGGCTGCTGGAGACGGGCGAGATTGATTTTCAGGGGGAACAGATTGTGGCGAAGGCGGAACTGCCTGCCCCTACGCAGGTGGCGGTGATGGCGTCGGCGCTGAGGCCGCGGTCGTTCGAGATGTGCGGCGCGGAGGGGATTGGCGCGATAAGCTGGGTGTGCCCGCATCCTTATGTGCGGGATACGGCGCTGCCCGCGATGAGGGCTGCCGCAGAGGGCGCGGGCGGGGAGAAGCCGCCGCTGGTGGTGCACGCGGCGGTGTGCGTTACTGAGGATGTTGCGGGCGCTCGGGATGCGGTGCGGGAGCAGTTGGGGTATTTCCCGTATATTCCGTTCTATGCGCGGATGTTTGCGGCGTCCGGATTTCCCGGGTCGGAGGAGAGCGGCTGGACGGACGAGATGGTGGACTCGGTGCTGCTGGCGGGGGACGAAGAGACGGTCGCGCTGAGGGTGCGCGAGATGCAGGAGTGGGGAGCGGATGAGGTTCTGGGGAGTGTCGTTACCGTGGGGGATGATGCGGAGTCGAGGATGCGGACGATGAGATTGCTTGCCGGGGTTTAA
- a CDS encoding ABC transporter ATP-binding protein, which yields MTLALLGLGVLIVILSIAESYSLERAGQAVIRNLRIGFFNAVQNQSYRFFIHNERGAVNSRMWNDVGEVQWVVRGALADVASSVLLIAVTLAFMFTWNWELSLLLLGFVPLTFSIGYVIAKWRERIAYRIAGWFDENSSFISDRLDIDGTILLNGVGYDKSIDTRKFSAITLRLHGLFARQDMANGAMATVAASLPLIGSAILYLYGGFGVIEGAMTLGVLIAFLALWMRIIGPITNLATFHAEFAATIVHLRRVFEWIDLEPEVRDAPDAIELPSAKGIVSVRNASVDYQTGKPVISNLSFDFQPGKMTAIVGRSGAGKTTLTHLILRFYDPTSGNIQIDDHDLRSVKLSSLRRHLSLVPQDSAVFNTTVRENLLIASPNTTHRDMVNACKAAQLHELLVNLPNGYDTVVGQFGYRLSGGERQRLAIARVILKQPRIVILDEPTSSLDGITERAIKDALDSTLFRNATTIVIAHRLSTVLNAESILVMDEGKLIDSGNHEDLITRCDLYKRLYHEQFAPQSSRDPVHPV from the coding sequence TTGACACTCGCACTACTGGGCCTCGGAGTATTGATAGTCATACTGTCAATCGCCGAATCATATTCCCTTGAACGCGCCGGCCAGGCAGTTATTCGCAACCTCCGCATAGGCTTCTTCAATGCCGTCCAAAATCAGTCTTACAGGTTCTTTATCCATAACGAACGAGGCGCAGTAAACTCCAGAATGTGGAACGATGTTGGAGAAGTCCAGTGGGTTGTGAGAGGGGCGCTGGCGGACGTGGCAAGCTCGGTCCTGCTCATCGCCGTTACTCTCGCCTTCATGTTCACCTGGAATTGGGAGCTTAGCCTACTGCTTCTGGGCTTCGTGCCATTAACCTTCAGCATCGGCTACGTCATTGCAAAATGGAGAGAAAGAATCGCCTATAGGATCGCTGGGTGGTTTGACGAGAACTCTTCCTTCATCAGCGACCGGTTGGACATAGACGGCACCATCTTGCTGAACGGAGTTGGCTACGACAAATCGATAGACACCCGCAAATTCTCCGCAATAACCTTGAGGCTCCACGGCCTGTTTGCAAGACAGGATATGGCAAACGGGGCGATGGCGACAGTCGCCGCTTCCCTCCCATTGATCGGCTCGGCGATTCTGTACCTTTACGGTGGGTTCGGAGTTATTGAAGGCGCGATGACGTTAGGTGTTCTGATCGCGTTCTTGGCTCTCTGGATGAGGATCATCGGGCCGATCACCAACCTGGCCACATTCCATGCTGAGTTCGCCGCAACAATCGTACACCTCAGACGAGTCTTTGAGTGGATCGACTTGGAACCTGAAGTCCGAGACGCCCCGGACGCAATCGAATTACCGTCGGCCAAAGGCATCGTTTCAGTCAGAAACGCCTCTGTGGACTACCAGACCGGCAAGCCCGTAATTTCCAACTTGTCCTTCGACTTTCAGCCCGGCAAGATGACGGCCATCGTCGGTAGAAGCGGAGCGGGCAAGACTACCCTCACTCACCTGATTCTGAGATTCTACGACCCAACTTCCGGCAATATTCAGATCGACGACCACGATCTTCGTTCAGTCAAACTGTCCTCACTCCGCCGACACCTCAGCCTCGTACCTCAGGACAGCGCCGTATTCAATACTACCGTCAGGGAGAATCTCCTCATCGCAAGCCCCAATACTACACACAGAGATATGGTGAATGCTTGTAAAGCTGCGCAGCTCCATGAATTGCTGGTCAATCTCCCGAACGGCTATGACACCGTTGTCGGTCAATTCGGATACAGGCTCTCCGGCGGCGAGAGGCAACGACTGGCCATAGCGCGCGTCATACTCAAGCAACCCCGCATCGTCATTTTGGACGAACCCACGTCATCCCTAGACGGGATCACCGAACGCGCAATCAAGGACGCCCTGGACAGCACACTATTCCGAAACGCGACCACAATAGTCATCGCCCATCGCCTCTCCACCGTCCTCAACGCCGAATCTATCTTAGTCATGGACGAAGGCAAGCTTATAGACTCCGGCAATCATGAAGACCTTATCACGAGGTGCGACCTGTACAAACGGCTCTACCACGAACAATTCGCACCACAATCCTCTCGCGATCCTGTGCATCCTGTTTGA
- a CDS encoding NAD(P)-dependent oxidoreductase, translating into MGVTGTGTDMDEQDGGDRMNVGFIGLGNIGKPMALCVVNAGHRTTVHDIRRAAATDLLEAGATWAETPAEVARACDVVMGSLPGPLEVEAVVNGEQGVLDGAAAGSVYIDLATNSPSMVRKLHAICAERGVEYIDAPVSKGSGSDSADRGVLTVMAGGDPDTLERVMPVLEAIGDPELIYHCGPVGAGATVKLCNNLVAHTTFSVVAEALTIGLKAGVELETLATVMAAGSASSPKLPRYEAVFDRNFEPAGHAFVRSDAKDVRLATELAREVDVPADIAAAVDQKYVAAVAAGIGHLGGSAIVQVQEERARVVLGRGSGG; encoded by the coding sequence ATGGGCGTTACCGGAACGGGGACTGACATGGATGAACAGGATGGAGGGGATAGGATGAATGTGGGGTTTATTGGGCTGGGGAATATCGGGAAGCCGATGGCGTTGTGCGTGGTGAATGCCGGGCATCGGACTACGGTGCATGACATTCGGCGGGCGGCGGCGACGGACTTGCTGGAGGCGGGCGCGACGTGGGCTGAGACGCCGGCGGAGGTTGCGCGGGCATGCGACGTGGTGATGGGATCGCTGCCGGGGCCGCTGGAGGTGGAGGCGGTGGTGAACGGGGAGCAGGGCGTGCTGGATGGGGCTGCGGCGGGCTCTGTGTATATCGATCTGGCGACGAACTCGCCGAGCATGGTGCGTAAGTTGCACGCGATATGCGCGGAGAGGGGCGTGGAGTATATTGACGCGCCGGTGAGCAAGGGGTCGGGGTCGGATTCGGCGGACCGGGGAGTGTTGACGGTGATGGCGGGGGGCGACCCGGATACGCTGGAGCGGGTGATGCCTGTGCTTGAGGCGATTGGGGACCCGGAGCTTATCTATCATTGCGGGCCTGTGGGAGCGGGGGCGACCGTGAAGCTGTGCAACAATCTTGTGGCGCATACGACTTTCAGCGTGGTGGCGGAGGCGCTTACGATTGGGCTGAAGGCGGGGGTGGAACTGGAGACGCTGGCGACGGTGATGGCTGCGGGGTCGGCGTCGAGTCCGAAGTTGCCGAGGTATGAGGCGGTGTTCGACAGGAATTTCGAGCCGGCGGGGCATGCGTTCGTGCGGTCCGACGCGAAGGATGTGCGGCTGGCGACGGAGCTTGCGCGCGAGGTGGATGTGCCTGCGGACATCGCGGCTGCGGTGGACCAGAAGTATGTGGCGGCGGTTGCGGCTGGGATCGGGCATCTTGGCGGGTCGGCGATTGTGCAGGTGCAGGAGGAGCGGGCGCGGGTGGTGTTGGGGCGTGGGAGTGGGGGCTGA
- a CDS encoding response regulator transcription factor encodes MKSIRLVIVDDHELVRIGLRTVAEAEEYLAVVGDYGRGALDDYSRLTTWRG; translated from the coding sequence ATGAAATCCATTAGGCTGGTGATTGTCGATGACCATGAGCTGGTGCGAATAGGCTTGAGGACTGTCGCCGAAGCCGAGGAATACTTGGCGGTGGTGGGCGATTACGGCAGAGGCGCGCTTGATGATTACTCCCGTTTGACTACATGGCGCGGCTGA
- a CDS encoding M20/M25/M40 family metallo-hydrolase: MPTLEELFAQVDEQREEIIALEQALVRIPSVNTGIMPTGDETPVCEYVRDWLAEDGIKSEILARVPNRGNIIARIEGANPEAGLMFMSHTDVVPVEEEDKWRFPPFSATIADGRIFGRGATDCKGLLTAQMYAMRLLMRNGIKLQDSLILASGADEEHGGRYGFGWLAENYPEKIRAPFAVNEGGGTPIDSPSGLTYLLGTGEKGRLQVEIDIKGTSAHASVPWQGSNALYTLHRILKRIEDYEPERDTSTSLFEHLSVFAIEHKPSAENIDDIIAEMEPLNPRFASLMRALSRMTLTPTMINGGIKSNSVPESIRLTCDVRTLPHQSDDYLREQLDMILEGIPNTTYEIDYMAVPNSSAFETRLGRSIRHATAAALGVDDIQWVPAISTGFTDSRFLRPLGTITYGFVGSHPDDDPMLDHVHGTDESVGISSLISGTKIMLALAIDVLNGE, from the coding sequence ATGCCCACTCTCGAAGAGTTATTCGCCCAAGTTGACGAACAACGAGAGGAAATTATCGCCCTCGAACAGGCGCTAGTGCGCATTCCTTCCGTGAACACCGGCATCATGCCGACCGGCGACGAAACACCTGTCTGCGAGTATGTGCGCGACTGGCTTGCCGAAGACGGCATAAAGTCCGAAATCCTTGCACGCGTACCCAATCGCGGCAATATCATCGCCCGAATCGAAGGCGCGAACCCGGAAGCGGGACTGATGTTCATGTCGCACACCGATGTCGTGCCGGTCGAAGAGGAGGACAAGTGGCGATTCCCGCCGTTCAGCGCGACCATCGCGGACGGCAGGATATTCGGACGCGGCGCGACCGACTGCAAGGGCTTACTCACAGCACAGATGTACGCAATGCGGCTTTTGATGCGCAACGGCATCAAATTGCAAGATAGCCTGATACTCGCGTCCGGGGCGGACGAAGAGCACGGCGGTCGATACGGCTTCGGCTGGCTTGCGGAAAACTATCCCGAAAAAATTCGCGCGCCATTCGCGGTCAACGAAGGCGGCGGCACGCCCATCGATTCTCCGAGCGGACTGACATATCTTCTTGGTACAGGCGAAAAGGGACGCCTCCAAGTCGAGATCGACATCAAGGGTACGAGCGCGCACGCGTCCGTGCCGTGGCAGGGCAGCAACGCGCTGTACACGCTGCACCGCATTCTGAAGCGCATCGAAGACTACGAACCGGAGCGCGACACATCAACCAGCCTGTTCGAGCACCTGTCGGTCTTCGCCATCGAGCACAAGCCGTCTGCGGAGAACATCGACGACATTATCGCTGAAATGGAGCCGTTGAACCCCCGCTTCGCCTCGCTGATGCGCGCGCTGTCGCGAATGACGCTGACGCCCACGATGATTAACGGCGGCATCAAGTCCAACAGCGTGCCGGAGTCTATACGCCTGACCTGCGATGTGCGCACGCTGCCGCATCAGAGCGACGACTACCTGCGCGAGCAGCTCGACATGATACTCGAAGGCATCCCCAATACGACATACGAGATAGATTACATGGCAGTGCCCAACTCGTCCGCTTTCGAGACACGGCTCGGCAGGAGTATCCGGCACGCGACGGCGGCGGCGCTCGGCGTTGACGACATCCAATGGGTGCCGGCAATCAGCACGGGCTTCACGGACTCGCGCTTCCTACGGCCGTTGGGCACGATAACCTACGGCTTCGTCGGTTCGCACCCGGACGACGACCCAATGCTAGACCATGTACACGGCACCGACGAATCCGTAGGCATCAGCAGCCTAATCAGCGGCACAAAGATAATGCTCGCCTTGGCCATCGACGTCCTCAACGGCGAGTAA